The Longimicrobiaceae bacterium genomic interval ACCGCGGCCTCGCGCCCGCGGAGCATCCGCGCCTCCTCGCGCGCCGTCTCCGCCACCTCGCCCGCGGCGTCCGCCCTCGCGCGAAGTCCCTCGCCCTGCTCCGTCCACAGCTCCGTCTGCTCGCCCAGCCGCGCCACCTCCGCCGCGAGCTGCGCCTCCTGCAGGACGAGACGGGCGATGCGCTGCTCGGCCTCCGCGTGGCGCCGCTCCAGCGACGCGCGCTCGCCCTCCGCGCCCGCGATCTCCCGCGCCACGTCGCGCGAGCGGGCAGCCGCGGCCTCGCTCGCCTGCCGGTGCGAGGCGACGGTGCCGCGCAGCGCCGCGTTCTCCTCCACCCGCTCCTCCAGCCGGTCGCGCAGCGCCTCCAGCCGTCCGGACGCGCGCTCACGCTCGACCCCAAGCCGCTCCGCCTCGGACGAGAGCGATGCCGCTCGCTGCGCCAGCTCCCCCCGCTCGCGCACCAGTTGGGCGATGCGCATCTCCGCGTGCGCACGGCGCTCGTCCGCCAGCAGGATCTCCCGCTCGCGCGCATCCAGCCGCCGCCGCACGTCCTCCAGCCGGGCGGAGACGACCGCGCGGCGGCGCGTCAGCTCCGCGCCCTCGATCCGCCGCTCGGCCAGCACCGCCTCGGCCGTGGAAAGCTCGGCGTGCTGGTCTCCCTCCTCGCGCTCCAGCACGGACAGCCGCGCATCTCCCGTTGCGAGCGCGGCGGATAGCGCGGCCATCTCGGCGCGCGCGGCGGCTACTTCCAGGTCCAGGCGGCGCGCCTGCAGCTCCGCGTGGCGCTGCGCCTTCTTCCGCTGGCG includes:
- a CDS encoding AAA family ATPase; this translates as MKLSSLRLHGFKSFADRTTIEFRDGVTAIVGSNGCGKSNTADAVRWVLGEQRASAVRGAKMEEVIFQGTTKRRPLNFAEVTLVFSNEDGSVPIPQSEIEVTRKVFREGGSEYALNRTACRLRDVHDLLRDTGLGSNAYSIIEAGMIDAILSERADERRALFEEAAGIGKYKDRRRAAQRRLEGAEGDLARLNDLVSEVESKVRTLSRQRKKAQRHAELQARRLDLEVAAARAEMAALSAALATGDARLSVLEREEGDQHAELSTAEAVLAERRIEGAELTRRRAVVSARLEDVRRRLDAREREILLADERRAHAEMRIAQLVRERGELAQRAASLSSEAERLGVERERASGRLEALRDRLEERVEENAALRGTVASHRQASEAAAARSRDVAREIAGAEGERASLERRHAEAEQRIARLVLQEAQLAAEVARLGEQTELWTEQGEGLRARADAAGEVAETAREEARMLRGREAAV